The following nucleotide sequence is from Corynebacterium hindlerae.
GAGTATAGAATGATTTTAAAATTAAGCTTTTTTATGAATTTACTGATGGATTGGTTTGCGTATTCCATTGGTCTTTCGGATGAGCGGAGCACAATGTTTACCCAGTCAACACGAGGCAAACTGTCGGCCATTGCATTGCTCGCTACTAGCCTGGTGGCCTGCAGCACGGACAAGGATCCTTCATTAGCTTCTAAGACCGAGGCAGTGGCAAGTTCCAGCAGCCACGCATCGTCCGAGGATGCAGCACATCCCACTCCCCAACGGTCTACATCAACTGTCGCTGCACCAACGCAAGCCGACGCAGAAAGTATCACCCCAGACCTCGTGGCAGACGCAATAGAAAAAAGTATGACCGTTTTGGAGCAACCGACGGACAACATTGATCTGACACACGTTCTTACCGGCGCTGCACTAGAGGCACGGGAAAACGAACGCCAAGAACTGGAAGCTAATGGACTGCGCCAGGAAGGCGCAGCTAAGGTCATCCATTCTGAGATCACCCCAGGCCAAACACCGAATGTAATGAACGCGCACCTGTGCGTGGACAGCACTGATATTAAGCTTTTCGATAAGAACAATGTGCATGTCAACGCACACGTCCCCGCCGAGGAGCAACGCTCGGCGTTGCTCGCCTCATTCGAGAAGGTCGACGGACAGTGGAAGCTGGCAGATCTTCAATTCCCGAACGATCCCCGCTGTTAGCTCCTTCCGTGGGCCGCAGCAGCATTCCTATGGCAACCATCGTGACCATAATCCCGGTCATCATGCCGTAGTAGAACGTTTCCACGATGGAAGCAAGAACAATGCCACCGAGCATCGCTCCCACGAAATCAGTTCGTCGCGCAGAATAAAGCACTACTGCCACTAGACAACCCCAGAACAGCGCGAGGCCAATAAACCCATGCGAGTACATGACAGTCCACAGCTGTCCCTGAGTTCCGAGCGAAGGTAACCACGGGTACTCCGCAGGACGCGGTGAACCATGCCCAAACAGCGGGGAAATCAGCGTTTGGTCAAAAGTGTCCAGGTACAGGCTTTTGCGGTCTTCCGTAGAGTTTGTCTCTTCAATTCGCGAAAAGAAGTTTTCACCGAACGGAGAAAAGAACCACGCTGCGCTGGCTACCGCCATCCCTGCGGCAAACTTGAGTAGTGGCACTATGAACCCGCGACGCAAGGATTGCACAATCACCCACAGCCCCACCACACCGAGGCCAATGAACATTCCGCGGTTGAGGGTAGATAGTGCCGGAGGAACACTGGCTAGCACGATGGCCAAAGCCCACCATTTTCGCTTAGTTCGCCAAGTAAGCCACAAGTAGATCAGCGCAAAAGGCAACACAACCGAGTACACGTTTCCCCATGTGTTCGCATACAAAAACGGTGCCACCGGCCGAACGGCTTGTTCCACCCACGCATCTGGCTTCCACTGGGTCAGCCTGCGAACCACCATGTCAGAAACCAAGGGATTACGCTGCAACGCCCCCGGGATGACATAGGACATCGGTGTACGAATAACCAACTCAGGCATTGCCAACGCCCAGTATCCGCACAGCGTCATACCCGCAAGCAGCCACACCATGGCGCGGCTAACCCGCAGCATTGGCAGTGCTCGACGAGCGTTGTAAAGGTACACAGCAAACATCCCCGCCGCAGCGTATAGCAGCAGCCGATAGGTGGCGCCCACGATACGTCCCGCAGTGTCATTCATAGCAAGGGACACCACGACCCAACCGCAAAAAAGCAGCCACAGCAGCAGGTGCTTTGGGATGTGAAACTCCCGGATGCTCAACAAATACACCGCCATGACCACGCCTGCTATGAGCCATACGAAATCCCCAATACCTAGCAACCACCAGGCTAGGTAGCCGGCAAAAGGCAACACAACAGGCCAGCCGGGCAACCGATCCACAGCTGTGCGTGGCTGAGCTAGCGCCATGACCGCCACTGCCTTGCCGCAGCACGTAAATATCGCCACGGGCCTATCACGAAGCCGGTGATCTCTGCCTTAGTCAATGATCGCGGCACATCCGGATCTGACCCGACCATGCGCTGAGATCCGGGCGCTAACCTACGCGCCACTGCGGGGATCCGACCTGCCAGCTGCACAATAGATTGAGGACGGTGCACCACCGTTTTGCACAGCAGTGCGGCCATCCCGGTGCCATTGCCAAAACTCTGTTTTTCCAGGCCACTGAGATCTCGGCGATGCACGTGATGGACGATAGCGTCCGGGTTCGTGATGATCGCAAAACCGGCGTGCAGCACGCGCGCGAAGGCATCAAGATCCTCGCCACCGTTGGTTAGAGTGCCCGCGCCAAGTGACGTATCAAATGGACCGATTTCCTCCAGAACTGCCCGTCGAAAAGCCATCGATACGCCCGCCCCCACCCGCGCGGTAGCGAAAGGATACAGCGGCCCGCCCTCGCCAGGTTCGCCAAACCCGACAACTGAGGCGTTGCTTTTCGATAGCGACCACACCGTAGGCGAGGTGACCTTCGGGAACCCACCACGGGCTTCAAAAAAGCGTTGCGAAGGATGTAGCAGTTCCGCTGGAAAGACTGGGCCCGTAACCGCACCCACACGCCCCTCATCATCTGCTTCAAACACAGCAAGTAGGGCAGAGAGCCAGTGACGGTCGGTGATAGCGTCATCATCAGTAAAGGCAACCACGTCACCGGTGGAAACGCTCACACCCGTGTTACGCGCAAACGACAGCCCTCGCCTGCTCTCAGCCACAATACGTAACCGAGGATCAGAGATAGCTTCTAGCTGTTGGGCCACATTGCCACTCGTTGGATCATTATCAACGACGATCAACTCAAAATTTTCATGGTCTTGGGTCAACAAAGATTCCACTGCAATTCGCAGCAAAGCAGTAGATCCTAAGGTACAAAGCACTACGCTTGCTTTAAGCTGCGAACCACTGCAACAATCCCAAGCGCGTTGCGCATCAGCACCTTCTGTAGCTGCAATCGCTCGCTCTACCAAATCATAGGTGCCATCCAACCAGGTGTATCCGAGAGTGCGGATACCTTTTCGAACCAGAATTGCTGCCCGCGGCGCTGAGAAATCCCCAGAAATCACCCCTAGTTCCATCGTTTCGGTATCCAGAACCCCGACTAGGCTGCGCTGATTATCTATCAAACCGCTGTCCTCTTCTTGTGGCGGCAACGCCGCGATCCGGTGAGGTGTCCGATCAGGTTGTCTTCATATCGGAGTTGGAGGAATGGAAGCATCCGGGTCCGCACCTCCGAAAGCAGCTGTGCTGGGGTCCTCCTCGTCGTATAC
It contains:
- a CDS encoding O-antigen ligase family protein codes for the protein MALAQPRTAVDRLPGWPVVLPFAGYLAWWLLGIGDFVWLIAGVVMAVYLLSIREFHIPKHLLLWLLFCGWVVVSLAMNDTAGRIVGATYRLLLYAAAGMFAVYLYNARRALPMLRVSRAMVWLLAGMTLCGYWALAMPELVIRTPMSYVIPGALQRNPLVSDMVVRRLTQWKPDAWVEQAVRPVAPFLYANTWGNVYSVVLPFALIYLWLTWRTKRKWWALAIVLASVPPALSTLNRGMFIGLGVVGLWVIVQSLRRGFIVPLLKFAAGMAVASAAWFFSPFGENFFSRIEETNSTEDRKSLYLDTFDQTLISPLFGHGSPRPAEYPWLPSLGTQGQLWTVMYSHGFIGLALFWGCLVAVVLYSARRTDFVGAMLGGIVLASIVETFYYGMMTGIMVTMVAIGMLLRPTEGANSGDRSGIEDLPASTVRRPSRMRRATPSVAPRRGRVR
- a CDS encoding glycosyltransferase family 2 protein; this translates as MIDNQRSLVGVLDTETMELGVISGDFSAPRAAILVRKGIRTLGYTWLDGTYDLVERAIAATEGADAQRAWDCCSGSQLKASVVLCTLGSTALLRIAVESLLTQDHENFELIVVDNDPTSGNVAQQLEAISDPRLRIVAESRRGLSFARNTGVSVSTGDVVAFTDDDAITDRHWLSALLAVFEADDEGRVGAVTGPVFPAELLHPSQRFFEARGGFPKVTSPTVWSLSKSNASVVGFGEPGEGGPLYPFATARVGAGVSMAFRRAVLEEIGPFDTSLGAGTLTNGGEDLDAFARVLHAGFAIITNPDAIVHHVHRRDLSGLEKQSFGNGTGMAALLCKTVVHRPQSIVQLAGRIPAVARRLAPGSQRMVGSDPDVPRSLTKAEITGFVIGPWRYLRAAARQWRSWR